The following are encoded together in the Mesoterricola sediminis genome:
- a CDS encoding thiazole synthase, whose amino-acid sequence MLTIAGRTFENRLVLGTGKYKDFATMKACYEAARVEMVTLAVRRFDLSAQGEDNILNWIPKGMALLPNTAGCYTREDALRVSRLAREALDTPWIKLEVIGDPTSLYPDGEETLRAAEELVKEGFVVLPYLNADPILARKLCDVGVAAIMPLGSAIGSGLGVQNPYVIQIIREIAASYGLPLVVDAGVGTASDAAVAMELGADAVLLNTAVAEAADPVRMARAMDHAVQAGRLAFEAGRMPKRLYASASSPVAGVVGRN is encoded by the coding sequence ATGCTCACGATCGCCGGAAGGACCTTCGAGAACCGCCTCGTGCTGGGGACGGGCAAGTACAAGGATTTCGCCACCATGAAGGCCTGCTACGAGGCGGCCCGCGTGGAGATGGTGACCCTGGCGGTGCGCCGCTTCGACCTGTCCGCCCAGGGCGAGGACAACATCCTGAACTGGATCCCCAAGGGCATGGCCCTCCTGCCCAACACCGCGGGCTGCTATACCCGCGAGGACGCGCTGCGGGTGAGCCGCCTGGCCCGCGAGGCCCTGGACACGCCGTGGATCAAGCTGGAGGTCATCGGCGATCCCACCAGCCTCTACCCGGACGGCGAGGAGACCCTCCGCGCCGCCGAGGAGCTCGTGAAGGAGGGCTTCGTCGTCCTGCCCTACCTCAACGCCGATCCCATCCTGGCCCGGAAGCTCTGCGACGTGGGCGTGGCCGCCATCATGCCCCTGGGCAGCGCCATCGGCTCGGGCCTGGGCGTGCAGAACCCCTACGTCATCCAGATCATCCGGGAGATCGCGGCCTCGTACGGCCTGCCCCTGGTGGTGGACGCGGGCGTGGGCACCGCCAGCGACGCGGCCGTGGCCATGGAACTGGGCGCGGACGCGGTGCTCCTGAACACGGCCGTCGCCGAGGCCGCGGATCCGGTCCGCATGGCCCGGGCCATGGACCACGCGGTGCAGGCCGGGCGCCTCGCCTTCGAGGCGGGCCGCATGCCGAAGCGCCTCTACGCCAGCGCCTCGAGCCCGGTAGCCGGTGTGGTTGGCCGCAACTAG
- the lipA gene encoding lipoyl synthase yields MPRFSKRSGREVLEGHVRLPAWIVRERMNLGELHAMKKDLRASDLHTVCEEARCPNRTHCFNHGTATFLLMGDTCTRACGFCSIRSGKPAPLDPREPEETALRVQALGLRFAVLTSVNRDDLPDGGAAHLARTIRAIRAHNPGVGVEVLTPDFMGNLEAVAEVVAAGPAVFNHNTETVPSLYPEVRPAGRFERSLAVLAKAKELGTALFGPAFATKSGLMLGLGETEAELMAVFEALAGAGVDILTLGQYLRPTRHQLPVKAYVHPDAFAELGRKAKALGFRAVYAGPLVRSSFNAHEVSEMEGISIA; encoded by the coding sequence ATGCCCCGCTTTTCCAAACGATCCGGTCGCGAAGTCCTGGAAGGCCACGTCCGCCTTCCGGCGTGGATCGTCCGGGAACGGATGAACCTGGGCGAGCTCCACGCCATGAAGAAGGACCTCCGGGCCTCGGACCTGCACACCGTGTGCGAGGAGGCCCGCTGCCCCAACCGGACCCACTGCTTCAACCACGGCACGGCCACGTTCCTGCTCATGGGCGACACCTGCACCCGGGCCTGCGGCTTCTGCTCCATCCGGAGCGGGAAGCCCGCGCCCCTGGATCCCCGGGAGCCGGAGGAGACCGCCCTGCGGGTCCAGGCCCTGGGCCTGCGCTTCGCGGTGCTCACCTCGGTGAACCGGGACGACCTCCCCGACGGCGGCGCCGCCCACCTCGCACGCACCATCCGCGCCATCCGCGCCCACAACCCCGGCGTCGGGGTGGAGGTGCTCACGCCGGACTTCATGGGGAACCTGGAGGCGGTGGCGGAGGTGGTGGCCGCGGGCCCGGCGGTCTTCAACCACAACACCGAGACCGTGCCCAGCCTCTATCCGGAAGTCCGGCCGGCCGGGAGGTTCGAGCGTTCCCTGGCGGTGCTCGCCAAGGCCAAGGAACTGGGCACGGCCCTCTTCGGGCCCGCCTTCGCCACCAAGTCCGGCCTCATGCTCGGCCTGGGGGAGACGGAGGCGGAGCTCATGGCCGTCTTCGAGGCCCTCGCCGGCGCCGGGGTCGACATCCTCACCCTGGGCCAGTACCTCCGCCCGACCCGGCACCAGCTCCCCGTGAAGGCCTACGTGCATCCCGACGCCTTCGCGGAACTGGGGCGCAAGGCCAAGGCCCTCGGCTTCCGCGCCGTCTACGCGGGGCCCCTGGTCCGGTCGAGCTTCAACGCCCACGAAGTGAGCGAAATGGAAGGGATCTCCATCGCATGA
- the rlmN gene encoding 23S rRNA (adenine(2503)-C(2))-methyltransferase RlmN translates to MSANVQPWDLPAPEGEGRPSAFGLLPEDLEGIPGRAAHAFSRLQRPWTWREDGLDLARAAREWLAASHDLALPVLLERHPSEDGATKVVLGLRDGERIEAVHMPREVRNPRVTLCISSQVGCAMGCTFCATGAMGIRRNLSAGEIVGQVLALIRALGPERPHAITLVFMGMGEPLHNLDNVHRAIRILNHPQGLNISTRRITVSTSGLVSGIERLSRMTPRPWLALSLNSTTDEARSGVMPVNRVWGLARLRQALDDWNLAPGEKFLLEYVLLDGVNDTPEDADRLADWLGDLRAGHNINLIRMNEHPASAFRTPPQARLQAFLDRLKARGCFVTVRKSRGRDVQGACGQLLK, encoded by the coding sequence ATGAGCGCCAACGTCCAGCCCTGGGACCTGCCCGCCCCCGAGGGGGAGGGGCGGCCGTCGGCCTTCGGCCTCCTCCCCGAGGACCTGGAGGGCATCCCCGGCCGGGCCGCGCACGCCTTCTCCAGGCTCCAGCGCCCCTGGACCTGGCGCGAGGACGGGCTCGACCTGGCCCGGGCCGCCCGGGAATGGCTCGCCGCCTCCCATGACCTCGCCCTGCCGGTGCTTCTGGAGCGCCATCCCAGCGAGGACGGGGCCACCAAGGTCGTCCTGGGCCTGCGCGACGGGGAGCGCATCGAGGCCGTGCACATGCCCCGGGAGGTCCGGAACCCGCGGGTGACCCTCTGCATCAGCAGCCAGGTGGGGTGCGCCATGGGCTGCACCTTCTGCGCGACGGGCGCCATGGGCATCCGCCGCAACCTTTCGGCGGGCGAGATCGTCGGCCAGGTGCTGGCCCTCATCCGGGCCCTGGGCCCGGAACGGCCCCACGCCATCACCCTGGTCTTCATGGGCATGGGCGAGCCGCTCCACAACCTGGACAACGTGCACCGGGCGATCCGGATCCTCAACCACCCCCAGGGCCTCAACATCTCGACACGGCGGATCACGGTCTCCACCTCGGGCCTCGTGTCGGGCATCGAGCGCCTGAGCCGGATGACCCCGCGCCCCTGGCTCGCCCTGAGCCTCAACAGCACGACCGACGAGGCCCGGAGCGGGGTCATGCCCGTCAACCGGGTCTGGGGCCTGGCCCGGCTCCGGCAGGCGCTGGACGACTGGAACCTCGCGCCCGGGGAGAAGTTCCTCCTGGAGTACGTGCTCCTGGACGGCGTGAACGACACCCCCGAGGACGCGGACCGCCTCGCGGACTGGCTCGGGGACCTGCGCGCCGGCCACAACATCAACCTGATCCGCATGAACGAGCATCCGGCTTCCGCCTTCCGCACCCCGCCCCAGGCGCGCCTCCAGGCCTTCCTGGACCGCCTCAAGGCCCGGGGCTGCTTCGTGACCGTGCGCAAGAGCCGGGGCCGGGACGTCCAGGGGGCCTGCGGGCAGCTGCTGAAATAG
- a CDS encoding non-canonical purine NTP pyrophosphatase, whose protein sequence is MRILLASRNAGKLREFEALLPGVELVPWPAEAPDIPEDGAFFQDNALQKATFAQAWWAGQGAVPVDGVLADDSGLCVDALWGGPGVLSARFAQGLAQDAKNRKLLALMPEGAARTARFVCVLAWVPRGGAARTFSGSVEGALALEPRGAGGFGYDPLFVPEGHAATFGELGPEVKHALSHRGRAARAFLAGL, encoded by the coding sequence ATGCGGATCCTCCTGGCCTCCCGCAACGCGGGCAAACTCCGGGAATTCGAGGCGCTCCTGCCGGGCGTCGAGCTGGTGCCCTGGCCCGCGGAGGCCCCGGACATCCCCGAGGACGGCGCCTTCTTCCAGGACAACGCCCTCCAGAAGGCCACCTTCGCCCAGGCCTGGTGGGCCGGGCAGGGCGCGGTCCCGGTGGACGGCGTCCTCGCCGACGACTCCGGCCTCTGCGTGGACGCCCTCTGGGGCGGCCCCGGCGTGCTGAGCGCGCGCTTCGCCCAGGGCCTCGCCCAGGACGCCAAGAACCGCAAGCTCCTGGCCCTCATGCCCGAGGGCGCCGCCCGGACGGCCCGCTTCGTCTGTGTCCTCGCCTGGGTTCCCCGGGGGGGAGCCGCCCGGACCTTCAGCGGCTCCGTGGAGGGCGCCCTCGCCCTGGAGCCCCGGGGCGCCGGCGGGTTCGGCTACGATCCCCTCTTCGTCCCCGAGGGCCACGCGGCCACGTTCGGGGAGCTGGGTCCCGAGGTCAAGCACGCCCTCAGCCACCGCGGACGCGCGGCGCGGGCCTTCCTGGCGGGCCTGTAG